The following are encoded in a window of Harmonia axyridis chromosome 7, icHarAxyr1.1, whole genome shotgun sequence genomic DNA:
- the LOC123684598 gene encoding uncharacterized protein LOC123684598 — translation MDDTLLACILDEDDPVSYDEAMSSENKAKWTEAVESAIKALEENDTWIVEKNPNNAEVIDSKWVFKGKKDEAGNISKFKARLVARGFKHSEAANVLTALEVSEANYDKAWDLLCERYENKRVIIQTHLNSISDIQNIQKESHILLRSIIDTVNQHLRSLESLGLPVDKWDTIIIHLLGVPQRIKEVRKLNACNNCLRKGHSARDCKNQHSCKKCSLRHNTLLHLEKEKSSTEHNLAPSQNNETSNLQSVSNISQSTLTACSAEYTHSDSYVMLPTAIVLIFDKYGNSHECRAILDNCSQSNFITEKLFKILQLPTSNVTHSVEGFGSNITSVLHKTWATLKSKTNSYILKDVPFLISNKITKDLPAISVNLDNLKIPPNVVLADERFNETGPIDLLIGASIFWDLISIGRINLPGHHAILQKTKLGWIFSGPLPISHEINSESICNVTLQNNNIHDLLERFWKIEEQPAKIQYSPEEAEGEKHFVDTTTRDETGRFVVSLPTKENINQLGESFDLALKRFYAVERKLLKNPQFKEQYVSFMNEYEKLGHMTKINTSNDSTQDTIFYLPHHGVMKMSSATTKLRVVFDGSAKTSSGISLNDVLMVGPTIQDDLFTIVIRFRSYKYVVTADIEKMYRMVKIRSDQRDLQRILWRSDPSQSLNHFQLNTVTYGTASASFLAIRALLQVAKENESKFPKASEVIKSSFYVDDLLTGFNCIEDGKQVLSELVHILSSAGFNLRKFVSNNSEILEHITQAFL, via the exons atggaTGATACGTTATTGGCATGCATTTTGGATGAAGATGATCCAGTCTCGTACGATGAAGCTATGTCGAGCGAAAACAAAGCAAAATGGACAGAAGCCGTCGAAAGTGCGATCAAAGCTCTTGAAGAAAATGATACATGGATAGTGGAGAAGAATCCCAACAACGCTGAAGTGATAGACTCCAAATGGGTATTCAAAGGAAAAAAGGATGAAGCaggaaatatatcaaaattcaaAGCCAGGCTTGTCGCTAGAGGTTTCAAACATA GTGAAGCTGCAAATGTTCTGACAGCTTTGGAAGTATCTGAAGCAAATTACGACAAAGCGTGGGATCTCCTCTGCGagcgttacgaaaacaaaagAGTCATCATTCAAAcacatttaaattcaatttctgatattcaaaacattcaaaaagaaTCTCACATTCTACTCAGAAGCATTATTGATACTGTCAATCAACATCTCAGAAGTCTTGAGTCTTTGGGATTACCTGTGGACAAATGGGACACCATAATCATTCATTTA CTCGGTGTACCACAGCGTATAAAGGAGGTCAGAAAACTCAACGCATGTAACAACTGCTTACGTAAGGGACACTCAGCAAGAGATTGCAAAAATCAACACTCTTGCAAAAAATGTTCATTAAGACACAATACTTTATTacatttagaaaaagaaaaatcttCTACTGAACACAACTTAGCACCTTCTCAAAATAACGAAACTAGTAATTTACAATCTGTTTCTAATATTTCACAATCAACTCTCACTGCTTGCTCTGCGGAATATACACATAGTGATTCATATGTTATGCTGCCTACAGCAATCGTACTTATTTTTGATAAATACGGTAATTCTCATGAATGTCGAGCTATTCTCGATAACTGTTCTCAATCAAATTTCAtcactgaaaaattattcaaaatcttaCAACTTCCTACATCAAACGTTACACATTCAGTTGAAGGTTTCGGTTCGAACATAACATCCGTACTTCATAAAACATGGGCTACTTTGAAGTCAAAAACAAACTCTTATATTCTAAAAGATGTACCTTTTTTGATATCCAATAAAATTACAAAGGATTTACCCGCTATTTCAGTCAACTTGGACAATCTCAAAATTCCACCCAACGTTGTTTTGGCGGATGAAAGGTTCAATGAGACTGGTCCAATTGATTTACTCATTGGAGCTTCTATTTTTTGGGATCTAATTTCTATTGGACGCATAAATCTACCGGGTCATCATGCAATTttacaaaaaacaaaacttgGTTGGATATTTTCCGGGCCTCTACCCATATCACATGAAATCAATTCAGAATCAATTTGCAATGTAACAttacaaaataacaatattcaTGACTTGCTAGAGCGCTTTTGGAAAATTGAAGAACAGCCAGCGAAAATTCAATATTCCCCAGAGGAAGCAGAaggtgaaaaacattttgtagaTACTACAACACGCGATGAAACAGGCAGATTTGTTGTCAGTTTGCCTACAAAAGAAAACATAAACCAGCTTGGCGAATCTTTCGACCTCGCTCTAAAAAGGTTCTATGCCGTTGAGAGAAAACTTTTGAAAAATCCTCAGTTCAAGGAACAATATGTCTCATTCATGAATGAATACGAAAAGCTCGGACACATGACcaaaataaatacttcaaatGATTCAACTCAAGATACAATCTTCTATTTACCCCATCATGGAGTAATGAAGATGTCCAGCGCTACGACAAAACTTCGCGTTGTCTTCGACGGTTCAGCGAAAACTTCCAGCGGCATCTCATTGAATGATGTTTTAATGGTCGGTCCTACAATCCAGGACGATTTATTTACAAtagtaatcagatttcgtagtTATAAGTACGTCGTCACTGCTGATATAGAAAAAATGTATAGAATGGTAAAAATACGATCTGATCAGCGTGACTTACAACGGATATTATGGCGTTCTGACCCATCTCAATCACTCAATCATTTTCAATTAAACACAGTCACGTACGGAACTGCTAGCGCATCATTTCTTGCTATTAGAGCTTTATTACAAGTTGCCAAAGAGAATGAATCAAAATTTCCCAAAGCTAGTGAAGTCATCAAATCCAGTTTTTATGTGGATGACTTGCTAACCGGCTTTAATTGCATTGAAGATGGTAAGCAAGTTTTATCAGAACTAGTGCATATCTTAAGCTCCGCTGGTTTCAATCTCAGAAAATTCGTTTCAAATAATAGCGAAATTTTAGAACATATCACCCAAGcgtttctttaa